The Mucilaginibacter sp. PAMB04168 genome contains the following window.
AAGCAATATCAAACTGGTTGTAATAAAATTGTCCATAAGCGGTCATATAATCAAACAATTCCTGCGGATTGTCGCTGTCGTGGTTAAGATGCCATAAAAAGTCTTTACTGCTGGCGTATAAACCATTGCTGTTTTTAATTATACTTTCTACAATCGGACCTATGTCTTGCTGTTCGCCAAATTTCTGCTTTAACAAGGATGCCTGCCGGGTTATAGCCGATAACATGTTGCCCGTCTCATCATGAAAATCTGTAGCAATAGTTTCGCGCATATTATTCAATTGTTCTGTTCTTTTTTTGACCGCTTCATCAAGCATAGTGATTTTTTGTTCCTTCAAGTTTTCAATTTTAAGTCGGTCACGTTCCTGGTCAAACTGCAAATACGCGAGGAATCCGCCAAAAAAGATCGTAATCAAACAGTTCATCACCAAAGCATAGAATGGTCCGCCCAACGTTCTTTGCATTTGTACGTCTAAGCCGGCATGCAGTGTCTGGTTATAAATAAAAACAAAAATGATAAGGTTGGAAAGTATAGCCCACCAGCCATAACGCTTATCGGCCCAAATGGCGCATAGCAGGTACATGTGCAGAATACTTACATTAGAAGAATAAATCAGTCCGGAATTTCTAATCCAGTCGTAAACGATGAAATAGGTAACCAAGGCAGTAATCGTCATCGGAATACGGTAATGGCCTAAAAATCTTGTACAAAACAGCGTTATGATCACCAATAGGTCATTGATCAGATAGCCGATTACCGGTTTGCTCATTGAATATAAAGGCAGTGGGAACAACAACATTAAAGGCAAACCAATCAGGCAAGTGCTGACCACAATTCTAAACTCATGATGGTTGGGATGGCTTGCGTTGTACCGCATTCCCTGGGGCATAAAAAACGTGACAATACGTTCGAATAGCATGGCCCACTAAAGTACGTCTTTTTAAGCCTTAATACAGTTATTCGTGCCAAATCCCCCAATTTGCGGGATTGATGCCCAGATTG
Protein-coding sequences here:
- a CDS encoding histidine kinase, whose amino-acid sequence is MSKPVIGYLINDLLVIITLFCTRFLGHYRIPMTITALVTYFIVYDWIRNSGLIYSSNVSILHMYLLCAIWADKRYGWWAILSNLIIFVFIYNQTLHAGLDVQMQRTLGGPFYALVMNCLITIFFGGFLAYLQFDQERDRLKIENLKEQKITMLDEAVKKRTEQLNNMRETIATDFHDETGNMLSAITRQASLLKQKFGEQQDIGPIVESIIKNSNGLYASSKDFLWHLNHDSDNPQELFDYMTAYGQFYYNQFDIAFSSSNDECPLFQLAPSAALNIIYIFKEAMTNVVKHAEAREVLFEMRCCSGQLTYSIQDDGNWKAADINEQHYGLANMEWRCQKNGFEFTLSNQPAGTRIEITVPTSTAV